From a region of the Candidatus Cloacimonadota bacterium genome:
- a CDS encoding DUF58 domain-containing protein translates to MNKKKYFDPEFIAKLDRFDLRARLIVEGFITGLHKSPFHGFSVEFLEHREYLPGDPIKHIDWKVYGKSDRYFIKKYEEETNLKAYILVDCSKSMGFSSQIINKLEYAKTLASALSYLMISQQDAVGLLSFADEILQYIPPRSAKTHLSTIFHELDSLSPQNKTNTAKILHNLAERIKKRGLIILISDLLDDPEEIISGLQHFRHHKHEVVVFHILDDQELNFQYKQKTRFVDMETGEEIITHPWEIKKLYKEKINNMKNFFTGKCRNAFIDYMPINTSTNYEQALFAYLIKRQKLL, encoded by the coding sequence ATGAATAAAAAAAAATATTTTGATCCCGAATTTATCGCAAAGTTAGATAGGTTTGATCTGCGAGCCCGCCTAATTGTTGAAGGATTTATCACAGGTTTGCACAAATCGCCTTTCCACGGATTCAGTGTAGAATTTCTTGAACATCGGGAATATCTTCCAGGAGACCCGATCAAGCACATTGATTGGAAAGTGTATGGCAAATCCGATAGATATTTCATCAAAAAATATGAAGAAGAGACAAATCTAAAGGCATACATTTTAGTTGATTGTAGCAAATCAATGGGATTTTCCTCTCAAATAATCAACAAACTTGAGTATGCAAAAACGCTCGCATCCGCTTTATCCTATTTAATGATCAGCCAGCAAGATGCTGTGGGGCTTCTCTCATTTGCCGATGAAATCCTGCAATACATTCCTCCTCGTTCAGCAAAAACTCACCTGAGCACAATTTTTCACGAGCTCGACTCCCTTTCCCCGCAAAATAAAACGAATACTGCCAAAATTCTTCATAATCTCGCAGAAAGAATAAAAAAACGCGGGTTGATAATTTTGATCTCAGATTTGCTCGATGATCCCGAAGAAATTATATCCGGCTTGCAACATTTCAGACATCACAAGCATGAGGTAGTGGTTTTTCACATTCTCGATGATCAGGAACTGAATTTTCAATATAAACAAAAAACCCGTTTTGTGGATATGGAAACCGGAGAAGAAATCATTACTCATCCCTGGGAAATCAAAAAATTATACAAGGAAAAAATCAATAATATGAAGAATTTCTTTACAGGAAAATGCAGGAACGCATTTATTGATTACATGCCCAT